Proteins from a single region of Theobroma cacao cultivar B97-61/B2 chromosome 10, Criollo_cocoa_genome_V2, whole genome shotgun sequence:
- the LOC18587315 gene encoding uncharacterized protein LOC18587315: MAASSPAATKSTTDTTTTTATTATAATAAAAAATPSPPSLPFQRMDTPPKTQRGLNKPKCIQCGNVARSRCPYRSCKSCCSKAQNPCHIHVLKSNSAYPEKTPTSSTPSSDQKSTQASSQATPLRVPSFRQLSNAFAQFDNLQVRSKKHLTIKDAVALNEWRFSKLKEFKDRNIEVENEAFDRYMQNISLLEEVFSTKSIHEGSNEDEGSEPNPSSQEDENWMMTSGLKLTLRSDPVRTDNSRKRMQQIVDQGIKKLQKCDADDGANDPDDQNKHGSMLNKVKALWVERASILSDFVDKLNKARSEEDLKSCLDMKARLYNQSIEQADRMVAETNDHEALNKQGAENDVTPRKVADYMLPKLFTPIEIDQETINKVDVHFSSLEQIEDL; this comes from the exons ATGGCGGCCTCATCGCCAGCCGCGACGAAGAGCACAACCGATACAACCACGACGACTGCTACGACGGCTACAGCTGCTACTGCTGCTGCCGCGGCTGCGACACCTTCCCCTCCTTCGCTCCCTTTTCAACGCATGGACACGCCGCCTAAGACACAGCGTGGGCTTAATAAGCCTAAGTGTATTCAGTGTGGCAATGTTGCTCGATCCAG GTGCCCGTATCGCTCTTGCAAGAGTTGTTGCTCAAAAGCACAAAATCCATGCCATATTCACG TTTTAAAGTCTAATTCAGCTTATCCAGAGAAGACACCAACTTCAAGCACTCCTTCATCAGACCAGAAGTCAACTCAGGCTTCTTCTCAAGC GACTCCTTTAAGGGTTCCCTCATTTCGGCAACTTTCCAATGCTTTTGCACAATTTGACAATTTGCAGGTCCGCTCAAAGAAACACCTGACAATAAAG GATGCTGTAGCTTTAAATGAATGGAGGTTTTCCAAGTTGAAGGAATTCAAGGACAGAAATATTGAAGTAGAAAATGAAGCTTTTGACCGGTACATGCAGAATATTAGTTTACTTGAGGAAGTGTTTTCTACAAAATCTATTCACGAAGGGTCCAATGAGGATGAAGGGTCTGAGCCAAACCCCTCTTCTCAGGAAGATGAGAATTGGATGATGACTTCAGGTCTAAAGTTGACATTAAGATCAGACCCAGTGAGAACTGATAACTCCAGAAAAAGGATGCAACAAATTGTTGATCAGGGAATAAAAAAGCTTCAGAAATGTGACGCAGATGATGGTGCTAATGACCCAGATGACCAAAATAAACATGGTAGTATGTTGAACAAGGTAAAAGCGTTGTGGGTTGAGAGAGCTTCCATTTTAAGTGACTTTGTTGACAAGTTAAACAAAGCTCGAAGTGAAGAGGATCTAAAATCTTGTTTGGACATGAAAGCACGGCTTTATAATCAAAGCATTGAACAAGCAGACAGAATGGTAGCAGAAACTAATGATCATGAAGCATTGAACAAGCAGGGTGCAGAGAATGATGTAACTCCCAGAAAAGTAGCAGATTATATGTTGCCGAAATTGTTTACACCAATTGAGATTGATCAAGAAACTATCAACAAAGTTGATGTACATTTCTCTTCCCTAGAGCAGATTGAAGATTTATAA
- the LOC108663575 gene encoding DNA-damage-repair/toleration protein DRT100-like isoform X1, giving the protein MFSGSIPAWIGENLLSLIFLSLQANEFYGRIPSNLCQLAKIRILDLSQNTLSGAIPLCLNNLTAMVQKGDPDGIIEHNYWYSVEGNKSFWGDSYVEKAWVGWKGMKYEYERSLLLFRIIDFACNKLNGEIPDEITRLSELVVLNLSRNNLIGLIPKNIGQLKQLQSVDLSYNHLSGPIPDSMADLNFLSYLNLSYNNLSGKVPTGTQLQSLEASAFMGNQALYGPPITQQCPKNDTFQPQPPEEERDEFNRWFYVGMGIGFFMAFWGVFGTLLLKRSWRHAYFRLLDNWTDSLYVTSMLSSARLVRKFKS; this is encoded by the coding sequence ATGTTTTCTGGAAGTATACCGGCCTGGATAGGAGAAAACTTGttatctttgatttttttgagtCTACAAGCTAATGAGTTTTATGGGAGGATACCTTCCAATTTATGCCAATTAGCAAAGATACGGATTCTGGACCTCTCCCAAAACACTCTCTCTGGAGCAATACCATTGTGCCTTAATAATCTGACTGCCATGGTTCAAAAAGGAGATCCAGATGGTATTATCGAGCATAATTATTGGTATTCAGTGGAAGGAAATAAATCTTTCTGGGGAGACTCCTACGTTGAAAAGGCATGGGTTGGATGGAAAGGAATGAAGTACGAGTATGAAAGAAGTCTTTTACTGTTTAGAATCATTGATTTCGCATGCAACAAATTAAATGGAGAAATTCCAGATGAGATAACAAGACTTTCTGAATTGGTTGTATTGAACTTATCAAGGAACAATTTGATAGGACTTATCCCTAAAAACATTGGTCAATTGAAACAATTACAATCTGTTGATTTGTCATACAATCATTTGTCGGGGCCAATCCCTGACAGCATGGCTGATCTAAATTTTTTGAGTTACTTGAACCTGTCATATAATAACTTATCAGGAAAAGTTCCAACGGGTACTCAACTCCAATCCCTTGAGGCTTCAGCCTTTATGGGAAATCAAGCACTGTACGGGCCTCCAATTACACAACAGTGCCCCAAAAATGACACGTTTCAACCTCAACCACCTGAAGAAGAGAGGGATGAATTCAATAGATGGTTTTATGTTGGAATGGGAATCGGATTCTTCATGGCGTTTTGGGGAGTTTTTGGCACTCTACTGTTGAAGCGTTCTTGGAGGCATGCATATTTTCGACTCTTGGATAACTGGACGGACTCACTGTACGTGACATCCATGCTGTCGAGTGCAAGATTGGTAAGGAAGTTCAAAAGTTAG
- the LOC108663575 gene encoding uncharacterized protein LOC108663575 isoform X2: MTSTSMFLMLRSFLFLLIFFGLCQCMRIANGFNPSAREAKIQCIEKERHALLMVKQSLIDDYGHLSSWGNEDGNKDCCLWRGVRCSSRTRHVIKLDLSSPGTWDHDSFQHNSLRGKVPTGTQLQSLEASAFMGNQALYGPPITQQCPKNDTFQPQPPEEERDEFNRWFYVGMGIGFFMAFWGVFGTLLLKRSWRHAYFRLLDNWTDSLYVTSMLSSARLVRKFKS, translated from the exons ATGACCAGCAcaagtatgtttttaatgcTGAGGTCCTTTCTATTTctacttattttttttgggcTTTGCCAATGCATGAGAATTGCAAATGGCTTCAACCCAAGTGCCAGAGAAGCGAAGATCCAATGCATAGAGAAGGAGAGACATGCTCTGCTTATGGTCAAGCAAAGTCTCATCGATGATTATGGTCATCTCTCCTCTTGGGGAAATGAAGATGGAAATAAAGATTGTTGTCTATGGAGAGGTGTCCGATGTAGCAGTAGAACACGCCATGTAATCAAGCTTGATCTTAGTAGCCCTGGGACTTGGGATCATGACTCGTTCCAGCATAATTCTCTAAGAG GAAAAGTTCCAACGGGTACTCAACTCCAATCCCTTGAGGCTTCAGCCTTTATGGGAAATCAAGCACTGTACGGGCCTCCAATTACACAACAGTGCCCCAAAAATGACACGTTTCAACCTCAACCACCTGAAGAAGAGAGGGATGAATTCAATAGATGGTTTTATGTTGGAATGGGAATCGGATTCTTCATGGCGTTTTGGGGAGTTTTTGGCACTCTACTGTTGAAGCGTTCTTGGAGGCATGCATATTTTCGACTCTTGGATAACTGGACGGACTCACTGTACGTGACATCCATGCTGTCGAGTGCAAGATTGGTAAGGAAGTTCAAAAGTTAG
- the LOC18587318 gene encoding putative E3 ubiquitin-protein ligase SINAT1, with protein sequence MVLMRGNLHNGLYRLECEALKGWEQCTGDGSYQSEISFAEEVMKVSHGVDDGERMKNLASSELEGLSRSLSEVFSCFGQHFCLHFEAFQLGMASVYIAFLRFRGDDDEAKNYSYSLEVGGNGRKMTWQGVPRSIRDNHRKVRDSLMVSSSNVTWLCSSQGETGKN encoded by the exons ATGGTCCTGATGAGGGGAAATTTGCATAATGGCTTGTATCGTCTAGAATGTGAGGCCTTGAAAGGATGGGAACAGTGCACAGGGGATGGTAGCTACCAAAGTGAGATTTCATTTGCTGAGGAGGTGATGAAAGTTTCCCATGGTGTAGACGATGGTGAAAGGATGAAAAATCTTGCCAGTAGTGAATTGGAAGGGTTGTCGAGGTCCCTTTCCGAA gttttcagTTGCTTTGGTCAACACTTTTGCCTGCACTTCGAAGCATTCCAGCTTGGGATGGCTTCTGTTTATATAGCATTCTTGCGGTTTAGGGGTGACGATGATGAGGCAAAGAACTATAGCTACAGTCTCGAGGTAGGTGGGAATGGGAGGAAGATGACTTGGCAAGGGGTGCCCAGGAGCATAAGGGACAATCACAGGAAGGTTCGTGACAGTTTGATGGTCTCATCATCCAACGTAACATGGCTTTGTTCTTCTCAGGGGGAGACCGGAAAGAATTGA